From the Bos taurus isolate L1 Dominette 01449 registration number 42190680 breed Hereford chromosome 20, ARS-UCD2.0, whole genome shotgun sequence genome, one window contains:
- the PDE4D gene encoding 3',5'-cyclic-AMP phosphodiesterase 4D isoform X8, with amino-acid sequence MPEANYLLSVSWGYIKFKRMLNRELTHLSEMSRSGNQVSEYISNTFLDKQHEVEIPSPTQKEKEKKKRPMSQISGVKKLMHSSSLTNSSIPRFGVKTEQEDVLAKELEDVNKWGLHVFRIAELSGNRPLTVIMHTIFQERDLLKTFKIPVDTLITYLMTLEDHYHADVAYHNNIHAADVVQSTHVLLSTPALEAVFTDLEILAAIFASAIHDVDHPGVSNQFLINTNSELALMYNDSSVLENHHLAVGFKLLQEENCDIFQNLTKKQRQSLRKMVIDIVLATDMSKHMNLLADLKTMVETKKVTSSGVLLLDNYSDRIQVLQNMVHCADLSNPTKPLQLYRQWTDRIMEEFFRQGDRERERGMEISPMCDKHNASVEKSQVGFIDYIVHPLWETWADLVHPDAQDILDTLEDNREWYQSTIPQSPSPAPDDQEEGRQGQTEKFQFELTLEEDGESDTEKDSGSQVEEDTSCSDSKTLCTQDSESTEIPLDEQVEEEAVADEESQPEACVIGDPSPDT; translated from the exons ATGCCTGAAGCAAACTATTTACTGTCAGTATCTTGGGGCTACATAAAG tttAAAAGGATGCTTAATCGAGAGCTCACCCATCTCTCTGAAATGAGTCGGTCTGGAAATCAAGTGTCAGAGTATATATCAAACACATTCTTAG ataagCAACATGAAGTGGAAATTCCTTCTCCGActcagaaggaaaaggagaaaaagaaaaggccaatGTCTCAGATCAGTGGGGTCAAGAAGTTGATGCACAGCTCCAGTTTGACCAATTCAAGCATCCCAAGGTTTGGGGTCAAAACTGAACAAGAAGACGTCCTTGCCAAG GAACTAGAAGATGTGAACAAATGGGGTCTTCATGTTTTCAGAATAGCAGAGTTGTCTGGGAACCGACCTTTGACTGTTATCATGCACACCATTTTTCAG GAACGggatttattaaaaacatttaaaattccaGTAGACACTTTAATTACATACCTAATGACCCTGGAAGATCATTACCACGCTGATGTGGCCTACCACAATAATATTCACGCTGCAGATGTCGTCCAGTCAACGCACGTGCTGTTGTCTACACCTGCTTTAGAG GCTGTGTTTACAGATTTGGAGATTCTTGCAGCAATTTTTGCCAGTGCAATCCATGACGTTGATCATCCTGGTGTGTCCAATCAGTTTCTGATCAATACaa ACTCTGAACTTGCCTTGATGTACAATGATTCTTCTGTCCTGGAGAACCATCATTTGGCCGTGggctttaagttgcttcaggaagAAAACTGTGACATTTTCCAGAATTTgaccaaaaagcaaagacagtCATTAAGGAAGATGGTCATTGACATT GTACTTGCCACAGACATGTCAAAGCACATGAATCTACTGGCCGATTTGAAAACTATGGTTGAAACTAAGAAAGTGACGAGTTCTGGAGTTCTTCTTCTTGATAATTATTCTGATAGGATCCAG GTCCTTCAGAACATGGTGCATTGTGCCGACCTGAGCAACCCAACCAAGCCTCTCCAGCTGTACCGCCAGTGGACGGACCGCATCATGGAGGAGTTCTTCCGCCAAGGGGACCGAGAGAGGGAGCGGGGCATGGAGATAAGCCCCATGTGTGACAAGCACAACGCATCTGTGGAAAAATCACAG gtgGGCTTCATAGACTATATCGTTCATCCTCTGTGGGAGACGTGGGCAGACCTGGTCCATCCTGACGCCCAGGACATTTTGGACACTTTGGAGGACAATCGCGAATGGTACCAGAGCACAATTCCTCAGAGCCCCTCCCCGGCGCCCGATGACCaggaggagggcaggcagggTCAGACAGAAAAGTTCCAGTTTGAACTGACTTTAGAGGAAGACGGCGAGTCAGACACCGAGAAGGACAGTGGGAGTCAAGTTGAAGAAGACACTAGCTGCAGCGACTCGAAGACTCTGTGCACTCAGGACTCGGAGTCCACCGAGATCCCCCTGGATGAGCAGGTGGAAGAGGAGGCCGTGGCGGACGAGGAGAGCCAGCCCGAGGCCTGTGTCATCGGGGACCCCTCCCCAGACACGTAA
- the PDE4D gene encoding 3',5'-cyclic-AMP phosphodiesterase 4D isoform X7, whose translation MCNQPSINKATLTEEAYQKLASETLEELDWCLDQLETLQTRHSVSEMASNKFKRMLNRELTHLSEMSRSGNQVSEYISNTFLDKQHEVEIPSPTQKEKEKKKRPMSQISGVKKLMHSSSLTNSSIPRFGVKTEQEDVLAKELEDVNKWGLHVFRIAELSGNRPLTVIMHTIFQERDLLKTFKIPVDTLITYLMTLEDHYHADVAYHNNIHAADVVQSTHVLLSTPALEAVFTDLEILAAIFASAIHDVDHPGVSNQFLINTNSELALMYNDSSVLENHHLAVGFKLLQEENCDIFQNLTKKQRQSLRKMVIDIVLATDMSKHMNLLADLKTMVETKKVTSSGVLLLDNYSDRIQVLQNMVHCADLSNPTKPLQLYRQWTDRIMEEFFRQGDRERERGMEISPMCDKHNASVEKSQVGFIDYIVHPLWETWADLVHPDAQDILDTLEDNREWYQSTIPQSPSPAPDDQEEGRQGQTEKFQFELTLEEDGESDTEKDSGSQVEEDTSCSDSKTLCTQDSESTEIPLDEQVEEEAVADEESQPEACVIGDPSPDT comes from the exons tttAAAAGGATGCTTAATCGAGAGCTCACCCATCTCTCTGAAATGAGTCGGTCTGGAAATCAAGTGTCAGAGTATATATCAAACACATTCTTAG ataagCAACATGAAGTGGAAATTCCTTCTCCGActcagaaggaaaaggagaaaaagaaaaggccaatGTCTCAGATCAGTGGGGTCAAGAAGTTGATGCACAGCTCCAGTTTGACCAATTCAAGCATCCCAAGGTTTGGGGTCAAAACTGAACAAGAAGACGTCCTTGCCAAG GAACTAGAAGATGTGAACAAATGGGGTCTTCATGTTTTCAGAATAGCAGAGTTGTCTGGGAACCGACCTTTGACTGTTATCATGCACACCATTTTTCAG GAACGggatttattaaaaacatttaaaattccaGTAGACACTTTAATTACATACCTAATGACCCTGGAAGATCATTACCACGCTGATGTGGCCTACCACAATAATATTCACGCTGCAGATGTCGTCCAGTCAACGCACGTGCTGTTGTCTACACCTGCTTTAGAG GCTGTGTTTACAGATTTGGAGATTCTTGCAGCAATTTTTGCCAGTGCAATCCATGACGTTGATCATCCTGGTGTGTCCAATCAGTTTCTGATCAATACaa ACTCTGAACTTGCCTTGATGTACAATGATTCTTCTGTCCTGGAGAACCATCATTTGGCCGTGggctttaagttgcttcaggaagAAAACTGTGACATTTTCCAGAATTTgaccaaaaagcaaagacagtCATTAAGGAAGATGGTCATTGACATT GTACTTGCCACAGACATGTCAAAGCACATGAATCTACTGGCCGATTTGAAAACTATGGTTGAAACTAAGAAAGTGACGAGTTCTGGAGTTCTTCTTCTTGATAATTATTCTGATAGGATCCAG GTCCTTCAGAACATGGTGCATTGTGCCGACCTGAGCAACCCAACCAAGCCTCTCCAGCTGTACCGCCAGTGGACGGACCGCATCATGGAGGAGTTCTTCCGCCAAGGGGACCGAGAGAGGGAGCGGGGCATGGAGATAAGCCCCATGTGTGACAAGCACAACGCATCTGTGGAAAAATCACAG gtgGGCTTCATAGACTATATCGTTCATCCTCTGTGGGAGACGTGGGCAGACCTGGTCCATCCTGACGCCCAGGACATTTTGGACACTTTGGAGGACAATCGCGAATGGTACCAGAGCACAATTCCTCAGAGCCCCTCCCCGGCGCCCGATGACCaggaggagggcaggcagggTCAGACAGAAAAGTTCCAGTTTGAACTGACTTTAGAGGAAGACGGCGAGTCAGACACCGAGAAGGACAGTGGGAGTCAAGTTGAAGAAGACACTAGCTGCAGCGACTCGAAGACTCTGTGCACTCAGGACTCGGAGTCCACCGAGATCCCCCTGGATGAGCAGGTGGAAGAGGAGGCCGTGGCGGACGAGGAGAGCCAGCCCGAGGCCTGTGTCATCGGGGACCCCTCCCCAGACACGTAA
- the PDE4D gene encoding 3',5'-cyclic-AMP phosphodiesterase 4D isoform X9: protein MASNKFKRMLNRELTHLSEMSRSGNQVSEYISNTFLDKQHEVEIPSPTQKEKEKKKRPMSQISGVKKLMHSSSLTNSSIPRFGVKTEQEDVLAKELEDVNKWGLHVFRIAELSGNRPLTVIMHTIFQERDLLKTFKIPVDTLITYLMTLEDHYHADVAYHNNIHAADVVQSTHVLLSTPALEAVFTDLEILAAIFASAIHDVDHPGVSNQFLINTNSELALMYNDSSVLENHHLAVGFKLLQEENCDIFQNLTKKQRQSLRKMVIDIVLATDMSKHMNLLADLKTMVETKKVTSSGVLLLDNYSDRIQVLQNMVHCADLSNPTKPLQLYRQWTDRIMEEFFRQGDRERERGMEISPMCDKHNASVEKSQVGFIDYIVHPLWETWADLVHPDAQDILDTLEDNREWYQSTIPQSPSPAPDDQEEGRQGQTEKFQFELTLEEDGESDTEKDSGSQVEEDTSCSDSKTLCTQDSESTEIPLDEQVEEEAVADEESQPEACVIGDPSPDT, encoded by the exons tttAAAAGGATGCTTAATCGAGAGCTCACCCATCTCTCTGAAATGAGTCGGTCTGGAAATCAAGTGTCAGAGTATATATCAAACACATTCTTAG ataagCAACATGAAGTGGAAATTCCTTCTCCGActcagaaggaaaaggagaaaaagaaaaggccaatGTCTCAGATCAGTGGGGTCAAGAAGTTGATGCACAGCTCCAGTTTGACCAATTCAAGCATCCCAAGGTTTGGGGTCAAAACTGAACAAGAAGACGTCCTTGCCAAG GAACTAGAAGATGTGAACAAATGGGGTCTTCATGTTTTCAGAATAGCAGAGTTGTCTGGGAACCGACCTTTGACTGTTATCATGCACACCATTTTTCAG GAACGggatttattaaaaacatttaaaattccaGTAGACACTTTAATTACATACCTAATGACCCTGGAAGATCATTACCACGCTGATGTGGCCTACCACAATAATATTCACGCTGCAGATGTCGTCCAGTCAACGCACGTGCTGTTGTCTACACCTGCTTTAGAG GCTGTGTTTACAGATTTGGAGATTCTTGCAGCAATTTTTGCCAGTGCAATCCATGACGTTGATCATCCTGGTGTGTCCAATCAGTTTCTGATCAATACaa ACTCTGAACTTGCCTTGATGTACAATGATTCTTCTGTCCTGGAGAACCATCATTTGGCCGTGggctttaagttgcttcaggaagAAAACTGTGACATTTTCCAGAATTTgaccaaaaagcaaagacagtCATTAAGGAAGATGGTCATTGACATT GTACTTGCCACAGACATGTCAAAGCACATGAATCTACTGGCCGATTTGAAAACTATGGTTGAAACTAAGAAAGTGACGAGTTCTGGAGTTCTTCTTCTTGATAATTATTCTGATAGGATCCAG GTCCTTCAGAACATGGTGCATTGTGCCGACCTGAGCAACCCAACCAAGCCTCTCCAGCTGTACCGCCAGTGGACGGACCGCATCATGGAGGAGTTCTTCCGCCAAGGGGACCGAGAGAGGGAGCGGGGCATGGAGATAAGCCCCATGTGTGACAAGCACAACGCATCTGTGGAAAAATCACAG gtgGGCTTCATAGACTATATCGTTCATCCTCTGTGGGAGACGTGGGCAGACCTGGTCCATCCTGACGCCCAGGACATTTTGGACACTTTGGAGGACAATCGCGAATGGTACCAGAGCACAATTCCTCAGAGCCCCTCCCCGGCGCCCGATGACCaggaggagggcaggcagggTCAGACAGAAAAGTTCCAGTTTGAACTGACTTTAGAGGAAGACGGCGAGTCAGACACCGAGAAGGACAGTGGGAGTCAAGTTGAAGAAGACACTAGCTGCAGCGACTCGAAGACTCTGTGCACTCAGGACTCGGAGTCCACCGAGATCCCCCTGGATGAGCAGGTGGAAGAGGAGGCCGTGGCGGACGAGGAGAGCCAGCCCGAGGCCTGTGTCATCGGGGACCCCTCCCCAGACACGTAA